One Lysinibacillus sp. OF-1 DNA segment encodes these proteins:
- a CDS encoding C39 family peptidase, with protein sequence MWTGYKRLLLIGILIIMLLSSCQPFSQQEAEQKNPLTVLTVEFNSGAPIPNLYVTVTDVQTGDVVEEAIGSEEGEAVFAKLKAGREYTIAATTLENSTTNDGYTTIENFTYDTTKPYYRLQTHFSRDEQELDVPVVMQKPELPHGCEITSLTAVLNYFGMNVSKLEMADNYLPKQNIRTVNNQRFGPNPHEAFAGNPRDKAHGMYVFAEPIVKAAEAVIADKQADLRVSNMSKASQDEILQLVREGVPVVTWVTLDLSSPKRNANRGWIFEGETTSHEAYMNLHAVVLTGHLGDKVVVMDPLKGYVTYNVDQFFKSYRELDQQAVAIHK encoded by the coding sequence TTGTGGACGGGGTATAAACGCCTTTTACTTATAGGCATTTTGATTATTATGTTACTTTCGAGCTGTCAGCCATTTTCACAGCAAGAAGCAGAACAAAAAAATCCATTAACTGTTTTAACGGTAGAATTTAATAGCGGGGCACCTATCCCCAATCTCTATGTCACAGTAACAGATGTACAAACAGGTGATGTAGTAGAGGAAGCGATTGGTTCAGAAGAGGGAGAAGCCGTATTCGCGAAGCTCAAGGCAGGGCGAGAATATACCATTGCAGCAACAACACTGGAAAATAGTACAACAAACGATGGATATACAACAATCGAGAATTTTACGTATGATACAACGAAGCCATACTATCGATTGCAAACACACTTCTCTAGAGACGAGCAAGAATTAGATGTACCTGTTGTCATGCAAAAGCCAGAGCTTCCACATGGCTGTGAAATAACATCACTCACAGCTGTCTTAAATTATTTTGGAATGAATGTTTCAAAGCTTGAAATGGCTGATAACTATTTACCAAAGCAAAATATACGTACTGTAAACAACCAACGTTTTGGGCCAAATCCACATGAGGCTTTTGCAGGGAATCCGCGTGATAAAGCTCATGGTATGTATGTTTTTGCTGAACCCATTGTTAAGGCGGCAGAGGCAGTCATTGCAGATAAACAAGCTGATTTACGCGTGTCAAATATGAGTAAGGCCTCACAGGACGAGATTTTACAGCTTGTTCGCGAGGGGGTTCCTGTTGTAACATGGGTGACGCTTGATTTATCGTCACCTAAACGAAATGCAAATAGAGGCTGGATTTTTGAAGGTGAGACAACATCACATGAAGCCTATATGAACTTACATGCAGTTGTCTTGACAGGGCATTTAGGGGATAAAGTAGTAGTAATGGATCCATTAAAAGGTTATGTTACATACAATGTCGATCAATTTTTCAAAAGTTATCGGGAATTAGATCAGCAAGCCGTAGCTATTCATAAATAA
- a CDS encoding DUF305 domain-containing protein: MAKPIELSNVTKAYLEEYQRILKKMMQGMTYVTITCSISENFIKQIIPHQVAAIQMSENVLRYTTNIPVQNLALEIIRTHTEMVESLEAIQNRCCVVQNSEYELYEYMCAYKEITEAMFNAMCAPPVSNSININYLREMIVHHQGGIRLAQNVLRFCICQELIPILRCMIQTLCEQLEVMEKLLDSLQNCDCEC, from the coding sequence ATGGCTAAACCAATTGAACTCAGTAATGTAACAAAGGCATATTTAGAGGAATATCAGCGCATCCTCAAAAAAATGATGCAGGGCATGACCTATGTAACGATTACTTGTAGTATTTCTGAAAATTTTATTAAGCAAATTATCCCTCATCAAGTTGCAGCAATTCAAATGTCCGAAAACGTTTTACGCTATACAACGAATATCCCTGTACAAAATCTCGCATTAGAAATTATTCGAACTCACACAGAAATGGTTGAAAGTCTTGAAGCGATACAAAATCGATGTTGTGTCGTGCAAAATTCAGAGTATGAATTATACGAGTATATGTGTGCTTACAAAGAAATTACAGAAGCTATGTTCAATGCAATGTGTGCACCACCAGTATCGAATAGCATTAATATCAATTATCTACGAGAAATGATTGTCCATCATCAGGGTGGTATCCGTCTGGCACAAAATGTGCTGAGATTCTGTATTTGCCAAGAATTAATCCCTATTTTACGTTGTATGATTCAAACGCTTTGTGAGCAACTAGAAGTTATGGAAAAGTTACTGGATAGCTTACAAAATTGTGATTGTGAATGCTAA
- a CDS encoding cysteine-rich CWC family protein — MSTGEESCPLCGGENHCGVAKGEKECWCMTVHFPEKLLNAVQTEQRTCICPICLDTYRKERG, encoded by the coding sequence ATGTCAACTGGAGAAGAGAGCTGTCCATTATGTGGGGGAGAAAATCATTGTGGGGTAGCAAAAGGTGAAAAAGAGTGCTGGTGTATGACGGTGCACTTTCCAGAAAAGCTATTAAATGCAGTGCAAACGGAGCAAAGGACATGTATTTGTCCAATATGCTTAGATACATATAGGAAAGAACGAGGATAA
- a CDS encoding SpoVR family protein, with product MDTKELHRAIDEITEIASSFGLDFYPMRYEICPADIIYTFGAYGMPTRFSHWSFGKQFHKMKLQYDLGLSQIYELVINSNPCYAFLLDTNTLTQNKLIIAHVLAHCDFFKNNVRFSNTRKDMVESMTATAERIAGYEREYGKDEVEQFLDAVLAIQEHIDPSIIRPKLSWSEDEELEDEKTPAKSPYDDLWSIEEKEKVYKPIRRRLKQFPPKPEKDILLFLEEYSRELEDWQRDILTMMREEMLYFWPQLETKIMNEGWASFWHQRIMRELKLTTAETIEFAKLNAGVVQPSKTSINPYYLGIKIFEDIENRYNNPTEEMKRLGVQPNTGREKIFEVREIESDISFIRNYLTKDLAKREDLYLFQKKGNEYRITDKDHEMVRDQLVSMRVNGGFPYIVVKNGDYLRNGELYLVHGYEGMELDPQYLENVLPYIYQLWGRPVHLETYVDNKPMLYSYDGTKNYKRNV from the coding sequence ATGGACACGAAAGAGCTTCACCGAGCAATAGATGAAATTACCGAAATTGCCTCAAGCTTTGGCTTAGATTTCTATCCAATGCGTTATGAAATTTGTCCAGCAGATATTATTTATACATTTGGCGCCTATGGTATGCCTACGCGTTTTTCCCATTGGAGCTTTGGAAAACAATTTCATAAAATGAAGCTTCAATATGACTTAGGGCTTAGTCAGATTTATGAGCTTGTGATCAATTCTAATCCATGCTATGCATTTTTATTGGATACCAATACGTTAACTCAAAATAAATTGATTATCGCTCACGTATTAGCACACTGTGATTTCTTTAAAAATAATGTGCGTTTTTCCAATACTAGAAAAGACATGGTAGAGAGCATGACGGCAACGGCCGAACGAATAGCTGGCTATGAAAGAGAATATGGCAAGGATGAGGTTGAGCAGTTTTTAGATGCAGTGTTAGCTATTCAAGAGCATATTGATCCCTCCATTATACGTCCTAAGCTATCTTGGAGTGAGGATGAGGAGCTTGAAGATGAAAAAACACCAGCAAAATCACCATACGATGATTTGTGGAGCATCGAAGAAAAAGAAAAAGTGTATAAACCTATTAGACGAAGATTAAAGCAATTTCCACCAAAGCCAGAAAAGGATATCCTGTTATTCCTAGAGGAGTATAGCCGTGAGTTGGAAGACTGGCAACGAGATATATTAACAATGATGCGGGAGGAAATGCTTTATTTTTGGCCACAATTGGAAACGAAAATAATGAATGAGGGATGGGCTTCCTTCTGGCATCAACGAATCATGCGAGAATTAAAATTAACAACCGCTGAGACAATCGAATTCGCCAAGTTAAATGCAGGGGTTGTCCAGCCGTCCAAAACATCAATTAATCCATATTACCTTGGGATAAAGATTTTTGAGGATATTGAAAATCGCTATAATAACCCTACAGAGGAAATGAAGCGGTTAGGCGTGCAGCCAAACACCGGACGTGAAAAAATCTTTGAGGTAAGAGAGATAGAATCAGATATTTCCTTTATTCGAAACTACCTAACCAAAGATTTGGCAAAGCGAGAAGATTTATATTTGTTCCAAAAGAAAGGGAATGAATATCGTATCACTGATAAAGATCATGAGATGGTACGAGATCAGCTTGTATCGATGCGTGTAAACGGCGGCTTCCCATATATTGTGGTGAAAAATGGCGATTATTTACGTAATGGTGAGCTCTACTTAGTACATGGTTACGAAGGGATGGAGTTAGATCCGCAGTATTTAGAAAATGTATTACCTTATATTTATCAACTATGGGGTCGCCCGGTACATTTAGAAACATACGTGGATAATAAGCCAATGCTCTATTCATATGATGGTACAAAAAATTATAAACGTAATGTCTAA
- a CDS encoding radical SAM/SPASM domain-containing protein, whose translation MRTFKKVYIEITSVCNLACSFCPPTARAKGLIKVEQFNKILDEIRPHTKYIYLHVKGEPLLHPRIDQLLDAAHAKGFKVNITTNGTLIKKNREKILGKPALRQINFSLHSFDGHEGSENREKYLGDILDFVRDAREYKTIISYRLWNLQQDHVSDVAARRNRETLEILENEYNLDYHIEERVEPGKGVKIAPHVYLNQDHEFKWPSLLEQEDEGKGFCHALRSQAAILVDGTVVPCCLDGEGVINLGNVHEKSFSEIVEGERANKIVDGFSRREAVEELCRKCGYRQKFGM comes from the coding sequence TTGAGAACATTTAAAAAGGTTTATATAGAAATAACGAGTGTTTGTAATTTAGCATGTAGTTTTTGTCCACCTACAGCTCGTGCAAAAGGACTTATAAAAGTCGAACAATTTAATAAAATATTAGACGAAATTCGCCCACATACCAAATATATTTATTTGCATGTCAAAGGAGAGCCACTTTTACACCCAAGGATCGACCAGCTATTAGATGCCGCCCATGCAAAGGGATTTAAAGTCAATATCACAACAAATGGGACACTTATCAAAAAGAATCGGGAAAAAATATTAGGAAAACCGGCATTACGTCAAATTAATTTCTCATTGCATAGTTTTGATGGGCATGAAGGTTCTGAAAACCGTGAAAAGTATTTGGGGGATATTTTGGATTTTGTGCGGGATGCTAGAGAATATAAGACCATCATTTCCTATCGTTTATGGAATTTACAACAGGATCATGTTTCGGATGTTGCAGCACGTCGAAATCGTGAGACATTAGAAATATTAGAAAACGAGTATAATCTTGACTATCACATTGAAGAAAGAGTAGAGCCTGGTAAAGGGGTAAAAATTGCTCCTCATGTTTATTTGAATCAGGATCATGAATTTAAATGGCCGAGCTTGCTTGAACAAGAGGACGAGGGTAAAGGTTTTTGTCATGCATTGCGTAGTCAAGCAGCTATTCTTGTGGATGGAACAGTTGTACCTTGCTGCTTAGATGGTGAAGGTGTCATTAATTTAGGAAATGTTCATGAGAAATCCTTCTCAGAAATTGTGGAGGGAGAACGTGCCAATAAGATTGTAGATGGCTTCTCACGAAGAGAGGCTGTTGAGGAACTATGCAGAAAATGTGGCTATCGTCAAAAGTTTGGTATGTAG
- a CDS encoding helix-turn-helix domain-containing protein, whose protein sequence is MSDFLKLVGEQLRIIRLSKGLSQEEVAERTGKLGFSKGRVSNIEHGQSNITLSTLETIMKALDITPEELFNFQKLSGVTDIEEKNLMLDIHRSLLRERNLDEVKYVVRITKDFLDTIDSQSKKNSSNGQ, encoded by the coding sequence ATGTCAGATTTTTTAAAGCTAGTAGGTGAACAACTCCGTATTATTAGATTATCCAAAGGGCTAAGCCAAGAAGAAGTGGCTGAAAGAACAGGGAAGTTAGGTTTCAGTAAAGGACGCGTTTCCAATATCGAACACGGACAATCTAATATTACCCTTAGTACATTGGAAACAATTATGAAGGCATTGGATATTACCCCTGAGGAGCTTTTTAATTTTCAAAAATTATCTGGCGTTACTGATATTGAGGAAAAGAACCTCATGCTAGACATTCATCGATCATTATTAAGAGAACGTAACTTAGACGAGGTAAAATACGTAGTTCGTATTACGAAGGATTTTTTAGATACGATTGATTCCCAATCGAAGAAAAACAGCTCCAATGGTCAATGA
- a CDS encoding ribonuclease J — protein sequence MSTSKQLLSIFALGGINEIGKNMYVVQYADDIIIIDCGAKFPDETLLGIDLIIPDITYLLENKGKVKALIVTHGHEDHIGGIPYLLKKLNVPVYATRFTLGLIELKLKEHKLLRETDLIEIHADSALHLGQMDISFFRTNHSIPDCLGIVMGTPEGNVVHTGDFKFDLTPVNNQFADIHKMAEIGSKGVLVLISESTNAERPGLTPSEQLVGHHIEDAFLHAERKVIISTFASNVNRIQQIVHAAIATNRKLALLGRSMVNVVDVAIERGYLFVPEDMLIDAREVKYLPPEEVVVLCTGSQGEPLAALARLANGNHREVKILPDDTVILAASPIPGNEKGVSRIVDNLFQLGAKVIYGSSSHTGMHVSGHGHQEDLKLMLTFMKPQFFIPIHGEFRMLHQHRLLAEAVGVQKGNTFIMKNGDVVDIENSKARQTRKIPAGDTYVDGIGIGEVEGIVLRDRKQLSEDGMLVIVLTLNKVDGAFISEPDTISRGFVYAKDFEELLNKVNVLTKEIVVELQEENRQQIHVLRREIKRAVGQYLFNQTKRKPMVLPIIIEI from the coding sequence TTGTCCACAAGTAAACAGTTATTATCCATATTTGCCTTAGGTGGCATTAATGAAATTGGAAAAAATATGTATGTAGTACAATATGCAGATGACATCATCATTATTGATTGCGGAGCAAAATTTCCAGATGAAACCTTACTTGGTATTGATTTAATTATTCCTGATATTACTTATTTACTGGAAAATAAAGGAAAAGTAAAGGCTCTAATTGTTACGCATGGTCATGAAGATCACATCGGTGGTATCCCCTATTTATTAAAAAAATTGAATGTGCCTGTGTATGCTACTCGTTTTACTCTAGGGCTTATCGAATTAAAGCTCAAAGAACATAAGCTGTTAAGAGAAACCGATTTAATTGAAATTCACGCTGACTCCGCTCTACATTTAGGACAAATGGATATTAGTTTCTTTAGAACTAATCATAGTATACCTGATTGTTTAGGAATCGTAATGGGCACTCCTGAAGGGAACGTAGTCCATACTGGCGATTTTAAATTTGATTTAACACCCGTTAATAATCAATTTGCCGATATTCATAAAATGGCTGAAATTGGTTCAAAAGGAGTGCTCGTTCTTATCTCGGAAAGTACGAATGCAGAGAGGCCAGGTTTGACACCTTCTGAACAGCTTGTTGGTCACCATATTGAGGATGCTTTTTTACATGCTGAACGGAAAGTAATCATTTCGACCTTTGCTTCAAACGTTAATCGTATCCAACAAATCGTACATGCAGCTATTGCTACCAATAGGAAGTTAGCTTTATTGGGACGCAGCATGGTCAATGTTGTTGATGTAGCGATAGAACGGGGCTATTTATTTGTTCCAGAAGATATGTTAATTGATGCACGAGAAGTGAAATACCTTCCACCAGAGGAGGTCGTGGTACTTTGCACAGGTAGCCAAGGCGAGCCTCTAGCTGCGCTTGCCCGTTTAGCAAATGGCAACCATCGTGAAGTGAAAATTCTTCCAGATGATACGGTTATTTTAGCGGCCTCCCCAATTCCAGGCAATGAGAAGGGTGTATCGCGGATTGTGGATAATTTGTTTCAGCTTGGTGCAAAAGTTATTTATGGATCTTCCAGCCATACAGGCATGCATGTTTCAGGACATGGTCATCAAGAAGATCTGAAGCTTATGCTAACATTTATGAAGCCACAATTTTTCATCCCTATTCATGGTGAATTCCGCATGCTACACCAGCATCGCTTATTAGCAGAAGCGGTTGGAGTCCAAAAAGGGAATACCTTTATTATGAAAAACGGCGATGTCGTTGATATTGAAAACTCGAAGGCACGACAAACTCGTAAAATTCCAGCAGGTGATACGTATGTTGATGGAATCGGCATAGGTGAAGTTGAAGGCATTGTCCTTCGTGATCGCAAGCAGCTTTCAGAAGACGGAATGCTTGTCATCGTCTTAACACTCAATAAAGTAGATGGTGCTTTTATTTCAGAACCTGATACCATATCCCGTGGTTTTGTTTATGCGAAGGATTTCGAGGAGCTGTTGAATAAGGTCAATGTGCTTACCAAAGAAATCGTTGTAGAACTACAAGAAGAAAACAGACAGCAAATCCATGTTCTACGACGTGAAATCAAAAGAGCAGTAGGACAATATTTATTTAACCAAACTAAACGAAAGCCTATGGTTTTACCAATTATTATTGAAATATAA
- a CDS encoding metallophosphoesterase family protein, with translation MLYALLGDLHSNIEDTKAVLAHIQQTAEEAKIIGLGDLYECTVSKKKAQTLSGLPLQKAAIVESEFEELLTFPSIRGNQEERITQVTGIERFQALPETIEIDGATLIHGHQFKWSVSWQPTFLPFHKPLFFFGHSHESGLYHQQKKLPIRIRYGQPIALQNKQYGVNVGSVVDHREWCLYDSTQRTVTFMCVPSIDSSIEI, from the coding sequence ATGCTTTATGCACTTTTAGGAGATTTACATTCTAATATAGAAGATACTAAAGCTGTTCTAGCTCATATTCAACAAACAGCAGAGGAAGCAAAAATCATTGGTTTAGGTGATTTATATGAATGCACCGTCAGTAAGAAAAAAGCGCAAACCTTATCTGGCTTACCTTTACAAAAGGCAGCCATAGTAGAAAGCGAATTTGAAGAATTACTAACCTTCCCCTCTATAAGAGGTAATCAAGAGGAACGCATTACGCAGGTCACTGGCATCGAACGTTTTCAGGCTTTACCTGAGACGATAGAGATAGATGGTGCGACACTAATACACGGACATCAATTTAAATGGAGTGTAAGCTGGCAGCCAACATTCCTTCCTTTTCATAAGCCACTGTTTTTCTTTGGTCATAGTCATGAATCAGGCCTTTATCATCAGCAAAAGAAACTACCCATTCGTATTCGCTATGGCCAACCAATTGCCTTACAAAATAAACAGTATGGTGTCAATGTTGGTTCTGTTGTCGACCACCGTGAATGGTGTCTTTATGATAGCACACAGCGCACCGTAACATTTATGTGTGTCCCATCTATTGATTCGTCAATAGAAATATAA
- a CDS encoding methyl-accepting chemotaxis protein gives MFKRKKINQNYDYFSAAKNSDIEANERFKEKLDFLALSRIRRESVGFLRKIYENNRQQILDNFYDRLLEIPEFNQVINTHSSVERLKGLFDSHFISLFDDELDLDYVFKRRKIAYVHARIGVLPNWMISAYTLINQLIIPLIVKELSSDQEKMLDVLLSYDSLVTIDQQIILETYIEIQAGSVVNGLGEIITYNTQLDTIKELIEFQDIQQQEIVAADQLMHELDESIEEIAASVGDISAQTKHAFKKLNQDLESLQQVSSILQTTDEGHKSMQEDIKRLVERVNSVAKLMELIKRIADQTNLLALNASIEAARAGEAGKGFAVVAEEVRKLADDTSTSVKSIHTDIQELLHITHNISSLTTQFSQDLHQGVTDTLHISQTLAEINKSLQQQGARFEEIATTTKVQAQSATTISERNHTITESMQKSKIIVFDMGSAIYKLSKMIDGYRSTTISKNFIISQEDIIELAITDHLLWRWKIYNLLLGFETMTEQDVGSPQESRLGEWYYGTGKKLLGEERVYVELEQPFIHVHDIAKKAVREYNIGNKGEAEKYLKEITEESYIVIEKLKALKEILLNGKKQYIH, from the coding sequence ATGTTCAAAAGGAAGAAAATAAATCAAAATTATGATTATTTCTCAGCTGCGAAAAATTCAGATATTGAGGCTAATGAACGCTTTAAAGAAAAGTTAGATTTTCTTGCTTTATCTAGAATTAGAAGAGAATCTGTTGGATTTTTACGCAAAATCTATGAAAATAATCGCCAACAGATACTCGACAATTTTTATGATCGTTTATTGGAAATTCCAGAATTTAACCAAGTTATCAATACGCATTCATCAGTAGAGCGTTTAAAAGGGCTTTTTGATTCACATTTTATAAGCCTATTTGATGATGAATTAGATTTAGATTATGTATTTAAACGACGTAAAATCGCTTATGTACATGCCCGAATCGGTGTACTGCCGAACTGGATGATTTCTGCCTATACGCTCATTAACCAATTAATCATACCGCTGATTGTCAAAGAGCTATCAAGCGATCAAGAAAAAATGCTGGATGTCCTATTGTCTTATGATAGTCTAGTAACGATCGACCAACAGATCATTTTAGAAACCTATATTGAAATTCAGGCTGGCTCTGTTGTAAATGGTTTAGGTGAAATTATTACTTATAATACCCAGTTAGATACGATTAAGGAATTGATTGAATTTCAAGATATTCAGCAACAGGAGATTGTTGCAGCAGATCAATTGATGCACGAGCTAGATGAGAGTATTGAAGAAATCGCCGCATCTGTTGGTGATATTTCAGCCCAAACAAAGCATGCCTTTAAAAAATTAAATCAGGATTTAGAATCGTTACAACAAGTATCATCCATTTTACAAACAACCGATGAAGGTCATAAATCCATGCAGGAGGATATAAAGCGTTTAGTGGAACGTGTCAATAGTGTAGCGAAGCTGATGGAATTAATTAAGCGAATTGCAGATCAAACAAATTTATTGGCTTTAAATGCTTCTATTGAGGCGGCTCGTGCTGGAGAAGCGGGTAAAGGCTTTGCAGTTGTTGCGGAGGAAGTTCGAAAGCTTGCTGATGATACAAGTACATCTGTCAAATCTATACATACAGATATACAGGAGCTACTACATATTACGCATAATATTAGTTCACTAACAACTCAATTTTCACAGGATTTACATCAAGGCGTCACGGATACCTTACATATTTCACAGACGCTTGCAGAGATAAATAAAAGTCTACAGCAGCAAGGAGCTCGCTTTGAGGAAATTGCCACAACGACAAAGGTACAAGCACAATCTGCTACAACTATTTCTGAACGTAACCATACTATCACGGAGAGTATGCAAAAAAGTAAGATCATCGTTTTTGATATGGGCTCGGCTATCTACAAGTTAAGTAAAATGATTGACGGATACCGATCAACAACAATTTCTAAAAATTTTATTATTAGTCAGGAGGATATTATTGAATTAGCTATTACAGACCATTTATTATGGCGCTGGAAAATCTATAATCTACTGCTTGGCTTTGAAACAATGACAGAGCAGGATGTTGGCTCACCACAGGAGTCGCGCCTTGGTGAATGGTATTATGGTACAGGGAAAAAGCTACTAGGCGAAGAGCGTGTCTATGTAGAGTTAGAACAACCATTTATTCATGTCCATGATATAGCTAAAAAGGCGGTACGAGAATATAATATAGGCAATAAAGGGGAGGCTGAAAAATATCTGAAGGAAATTACAGAAGAATCATATATTGTAATTGAAAAACTAAAGGCCTTAAAGGAAATTTTATTGAACGGGAAAAAACAATATATTCACTAA
- a CDS encoding class I adenylate-forming enzyme family protein has product MTMYMTDILENYAVQQPNAIATLYDGKKLSYRDFYQRVERFAAYLQEQDFEKDDVIALYTLNSDLFLIAYLGVQLAGFIVMPINTKLAAPEVDFIFNHSQAKGLIYDERLAEALEDVAYTFQHTIGFKEMRNIFENEGCERKLVQLEAHDTAVVMYTSGTTGKPKGVMLTHQNILATADIWSSSMKMSSKDKMFICTPLFHCAGLHVFAMPMFYQGGTVVIEEAFSPTKTLAQIAATEATIFFGVPSMYTIILNTPGFKEHSFHHLRLLCYGAAPMPYELVKQVKEAFSNVKVQNLYGQTENSPAATSLLDRDALTKIGSVGKPLAQTEVCVVDSEGKSVPAGEVGEICVKGPQVMKGYLRNPEETARTIRDGWLYSGDLGRFDEEGYLYIVDRKKDMIIRGGENIYPIEVEEVLYQMPEILEAAVIGLPHEVYGEVPKAFIVLKEGQSLDEKAILSYCQTRLAKYKVPYEIAFLVELPRNASGKVLKHTLRPKVTTI; this is encoded by the coding sequence ATGACGATGTACATGACAGATATTCTTGAAAACTATGCTGTGCAACAACCGAATGCAATTGCAACCTTGTATGATGGAAAAAAGTTGAGCTATCGCGATTTTTATCAACGTGTAGAAAGATTTGCAGCATACCTACAAGAACAGGATTTTGAAAAAGATGATGTGATTGCATTATATACGCTCAATTCAGATTTGTTTTTAATCGCTTATTTAGGTGTCCAACTAGCAGGTTTTATTGTGATGCCTATTAACACTAAATTAGCAGCACCTGAGGTTGATTTTATTTTTAATCATTCACAAGCAAAGGGTCTCATTTATGATGAAAGGCTAGCAGAAGCATTGGAGGATGTTGCCTATACATTCCAACATACGATTGGATTTAAAGAAATGAGAAACATTTTTGAAAATGAGGGATGTGAAAGAAAGCTTGTACAATTAGAGGCCCATGATACAGCAGTGGTCATGTATACTTCTGGGACAACAGGTAAACCAAAGGGCGTCATGCTAACACATCAAAATATCTTGGCTACTGCCGATATTTGGTCTTCTTCAATGAAAATGTCTAGCAAGGACAAGATGTTTATTTGTACACCTTTATTCCATTGTGCTGGCCTGCACGTCTTTGCTATGCCAATGTTCTATCAAGGAGGAACAGTTGTTATCGAAGAAGCATTTTCACCAACAAAAACGTTAGCGCAAATTGCCGCAACTGAAGCGACTATTTTCTTTGGTGTTCCATCCATGTATACCATCATTTTAAATACGCCTGGATTTAAGGAACATAGCTTTCATCATTTACGTTTATTATGTTACGGGGCTGCTCCAATGCCTTATGAGCTCGTAAAGCAAGTGAAAGAGGCATTTTCAAATGTAAAGGTTCAAAATCTCTATGGTCAAACCGAAAATTCACCTGCAGCTACCTCTTTATTAGATAGGGATGCATTAACGAAAATTGGCTCTGTTGGGAAGCCATTAGCTCAGACGGAGGTATGCGTGGTTGATAGTGAAGGAAAGTCAGTACCAGCTGGCGAGGTTGGCGAAATTTGTGTTAAAGGGCCACAAGTAATGAAAGGTTATTTGCGCAATCCAGAGGAAACAGCTAGAACGATAAGAGATGGCTGGCTCTATTCAGGAGATTTAGGACGCTTTGATGAGGAAGGTTATTTATATATTGTAGATCGGAAAAAAGATATGATCATCCGTGGAGGGGAAAATATTTACCCGATTGAAGTGGAAGAAGTGCTATATCAAATGCCAGAAATTTTAGAGGCAGCAGTGATAGGATTACCACATGAAGTATATGGAGAGGTGCCAAAAGCATTTATTGTATTAAAGGAAGGGCAGTCACTCGATGAAAAGGCAATATTATCTTACTGCCAAACAAGACTTGCCAAATATAAAGTACCGTATGAAATTGCATTTTTAGTAGAACTGCCGCGCAATGCTTCAGGTAAGGTGTTAAAGCATACATTACGACCTAAAGTGACGACGATTTAA
- a CDS encoding L,D-transpeptidase family protein, with protein MIHSVKAGETLTQIAQDYRTPLASIIAANPGIQPDHLFIGQQIVIPGLPNPDTIPYRIEISTNNRWLRLYRNNILQKQYPIAVGRMLHETPVGSFIIINKAPNPGGPFGTMWMSLSKEHYGIHGTNDPSSIGHAVSHGCIRMQNQDVEELASIVPIGTEVVIHP; from the coding sequence TTGATTCATTCAGTTAAAGCTGGAGAAACACTGACTCAAATTGCTCAGGATTATCGTACTCCGTTGGCATCCATTATTGCTGCTAACCCAGGAATCCAGCCTGATCATCTTTTTATTGGTCAACAAATTGTCATCCCGGGCTTGCCAAATCCCGATACAATTCCTTACCGTATCGAAATATCTACCAATAATCGCTGGCTACGTTTATATAGAAATAATATCCTTCAAAAACAATACCCTATCGCAGTCGGACGCATGCTTCATGAAACACCAGTAGGCAGTTTTATTATCATCAATAAAGCTCCAAACCCTGGTGGTCCTTTTGGAACGATGTGGATGAGTCTCTCTAAAGAACATTATGGAATTCATGGCACAAATGATCCTAGCTCTATTGGGCATGCTGTTTCACATGGTTGTATTCGAATGCAAAATCAAGATGTTGAAGAGCTTGCCAGCATCGTCCCTATTGGTACAGAAGTAGTGATTCATCCCTAA